A stretch of the Deinococcus reticulitermitis genome encodes the following:
- a CDS encoding nucleotidyltransferase domain-containing protein has protein sequence MSIGDVLAKLVPELQTEAGVVAIFLTGSVNRGEADEFSDLDVSVLVRTVEFVHNSVCYRDGFLVSVERSTPEHRAQAFTDPVTALWNLFSLQTGRALYDPEGIFAELQVCARAVDRAALRRAGEAQACAQIADQAEELHKVMGGLSRGDEAKIIYALAGLTFSLGTAALLSTGELLPTENRYLTLARDAWDDPEWREAYSCLVGLTGASPRRRGLAALRAYVRAVTLLRWAEGTEQALAYGAAQRAQSFLTNKT, from the coding sequence ATGTCTATAGGCGACGTTCTGGCGAAGCTCGTTCCCGAACTTCAAACTGAAGCCGGCGTCGTCGCCATTTTCCTCACCGGCAGTGTGAACCGGGGAGAAGCCGATGAATTCAGTGACTTGGACGTGAGCGTGCTGGTGCGGACTGTGGAGTTCGTGCACAACTCGGTCTGCTACCGGGACGGCTTTCTGGTCAGCGTGGAGCGTTCGACCCCGGAGCACCGCGCACAGGCGTTCACGGATCCCGTCACCGCCCTGTGGAACCTCTTTTCCCTTCAGACCGGGCGTGCACTGTACGATCCTGAGGGCATTTTCGCCGAGCTCCAGGTCTGTGCCCGCGCCGTGGACCGCGCTGCGCTGCGGAGAGCCGGTGAGGCCCAGGCTTGCGCGCAGATCGCCGACCAAGCCGAGGAACTCCACAAGGTCATGGGTGGCCTCTCGCGGGGCGACGAGGCAAAGATCATCTATGCCCTGGCCGGTCTCACCTTCTCGCTGGGCACCGCCGCCCTGCTGAGCACAGGCGAGCTGCTGCCCACCGAAAACCGCTATCTCACGCTGGCCCGCGACGCCTGGGATGACCCCGAGTGGCGAGAGGCGTATAGCTGCCTGGTCGGCCTGACGGGCGCTTCTCCTCGTCGGCGCGGCCTCGCCGCCCTGCGCGCCTATGTCCGTGCCGTGACCCTTCTGCGCTGGGCCGAGGGCACCGAACAGGC